Sequence from the Pecten maximus chromosome 8, xPecMax1.1, whole genome shotgun sequence genome:
TCCACTGTCACCATAAGGATTAGAAATGTCGACATCTCACTGGATACACTAGATAATACACCTGCCGTGGTACATAAAATGCTGTTTCTCCATTTCTGGTCGTTCCAGGCATATACACCGTTGTAATAGGCGTCAGACATACCTATGATTAGTAGGTAAATGCCCATAAATACATCCGAAATCGCCAAATTCAGCGCGAAGATTGAATAATTCTTCGTTGTACTATCTCTGTCGAGGAAAAGTCTGTAAAATATGACGACAAGGTTTCCAATTAAAGCACATATTCCAATTATCCAAAGAAATGTTCGAAGTACAGTTGATCCCACTAGCGCAGAACAAGAAGATATCGCATCCACTTTTGATTTACATAAATCAGCATCCTTAAGACATTGCCATAATTTATATTGTGTATCAATACAGTTATTTTCATCAACAGATATCGGTATAACGCAACACATAAACGGAACGTTTGTATATAGCTTTCGCAAGTTGTTCAACcctttaaacatattttctacCACCTCCAACTTGTTCCGCATGACATTCAGTTCTATAAGACTACCTGGCAGATGTGGTAAATTTGTAAGTAAGTTATCTGCTAAGTCTACATATCGAAGGTTAAATGGCATAACAGGTCGAACTAATGATTCATTTTTTAGTATTTGAGGATGACCATTTGTGCGGATTCCAGTAAACACATTATCGGGAAGAACAgcaattttgttgttgtataGATTTGGAGTTTAGACAGTCCCCTAAATGCATTCGCATCTATCACGGAGATGTTATTTTCGTCTAGACCGAGTACGGTTAGCTTAGACAATCCCTTAAATATATTTTGGGgtataatttctattttatttgTACCTAGCCTTAGGACAGAAAGTTGTAGCAATCCGTGGAATATATCGCTCGGCAGGGTTGTTATGCTATTATTGATCAGGTTTATCGCAATCAGTTTAGACAGTCCACTAAAAACGTCATTTGGTAGTATGCTTATGTTATTATGGTTCAGAAAGACGCGGGTAAGTTTAACCAGTCCCCCAAAAATATTACGTGGAAGTATTTTTACATTATTGGTATTGTGGCTGAAAAGGGTGAGCTGCGGGAGTCCACGGAGAATGTTAACTGGTAGGATGTCTATGTTATTGCGGGCCATGCGCAAAACTTTAAGTTTAGAAAGTCCATGGAAAATGTTATCTGGTAATGTGGATATGTTATTGTCGAAGAGAAGTAGCCGACTAAGTTTTGACATTCCACGGAAAACGTTTTGTGGAAGGAATTCTAAGCTATTATGACACAGATAAAGACGGGTGAGTCGAGATAGTCTATTAAAAATATTATGCGGTAagattgttatattattgtggGATAAATCGAGAAAAATAAGTTTTGAAAGTCCATTGAATACTACATCGTGGAGGATGGCTATGTTGTTGTATGACAGATTGAGATGGGTAAGTTTAGACAGTCCTACGAATACATATTTAGATAAAACTCCTATGTTATTGTTGTTGAGGTCTAGGTCCAAGCGCCGAGGCGATGCAGGTAGGGACGAGCAGTTGTAAGACCCTGTACAGTTGTACGGTTCtgtaacaaaaacacaaacacaaagtGTGAACAACTGCAATgcatctatgtatgtatgtatgtatgtatgtatgtatgtatgtatctatctatctatctatcatCAATTATTTGATAACAATGTTTTCTAGTATTTTCCTTTCGTTCATGTGATTCATTCATGGaaattaaatgataaattattctTACTCAATATTCGGTATATCCTGCCAAATTACATAGTGTATAACAATACCTTTATTTGTTTCGTTCATAGTTTCATTTGTCATAGTTCCTGatttttaagtgtttttttcgAGTGAAGATTTACTCTATACGTCAAAATTAAGTGGTAAATGGATTTTAGTGTTTCTTGTCAGGCTTCCTTCAGTTTCCAGattttacattaaacaaatgtataaagaagatgtgcatgccaaaaatattactttcattaTCTATTCTACTCCGATTTCAAGTTTCTG
This genomic interval carries:
- the LOC117332413 gene encoding G-protein coupled receptor GRL101-like, with the translated sequence MRNKLEVVENMFKGLNNLRKLYTNVPFMCCVIPISVDENNCIDTQYKLWQCLKDADLCKSKVDAISSCSALVGSTVLRTFLWIIGICALIGNLVVIFYRLFLDRDSTTKNYSIFALNLAISDVFMGIYLLIIGMSDAYYNGVYAWNDQKWRNSILCTTAGVLSSVSSEMSTFLILMVTVDRLIVIMFPMSRLSGWSISWKQALVVSMSLWTVAITFAVVPIIAVPSYFKGEFYSQSSVCLALPLTGDQRSGTGYSFAVFVCLNGLIFLIIFVNQLCMCKSLRKSGLGIASSQSRQRERTVAITLFFVVMTDLCCWFPIGVMGVVSRYGVRIQMAFMPG